The Lolium rigidum isolate FL_2022 chromosome 2, APGP_CSIRO_Lrig_0.1, whole genome shotgun sequence genomic interval TATTTTTATGTGGCACATGTGATCTTGAACATGAATTAGGATAAGTGGAGGTCATGCCATTTGTTGTATTGCATGTGTGTACTGTGAGGGCAAATGTTCCCTCAGTTTGAAGTCAACGTCATTCCGAATGTAATTCCTTTTTTGCGAAAAAAAATCTGAATTTAATTCAGCTGCGTTGAACAAATTAttgtttgtactccctccgtcccacgaagGTTGTCAAACTTTGGATGTAACGAATGAAGGTTGTCTTGAGATTTGTCAAACTTTGGATGTATCTTACATACAAAGTTTGATAAATCTCAGACAACCTTCGTAGGACGGAGGCGAGTAACATCAAACACTTGACAAATGTCTTGTATTGCTTATGGATTCTTGTTAGTACTAGTAGCAGAAGCAGCCATGATGTTCAGTGCGGCTCTCAGTCTTGTTTCAGACTTGAGTGCATGCATCTGTTTCAGGCCTGAGCATCATCAGTCCAGTTCCCTAGTCCCCACAATGTCTGCAGTTGCCCACTCCCTTAGCCAATTGCAGAGCCGAGTTGGAGTTGCGGATAAAGGTACGGCTAGAAAAGCCTAAAACCTCCTGCCTGCGAGTCTGTCTGAAAGGAGCAAGAAAATGGCAGCGCCACCTCTGAGCCTCGcacgccgcgtcgccggcgcatCCTCCCCGGCCGCCGCGGCGCATTCCTCCTCCCGTTCCAGTCACTTGCGTCCTCGCCTGCTCCCTTCAAAGGTGCGTGGATATTTTTCGCTTGGCTCACTCCCCAATTCCCTGTGCTTCTCTTATTGCCCTGAACTGCTGGTGGTTGTGCTGTGCAGAGGTGGAGCGGGGTGGTGAGGATGGGGGCGGCAGTGGGAGGCGGGCAGGggggcggggaggaggaggagacgaggCAGGCCAAGGAGATGGCCGCCGCCAGGAGGCGGTGGGAgacgctggtgagctcgcttcacCTCTCTTCTAGCCTTCTGCCCAAACTTCCTCTGAATTTACAGTCATCTAGGAACTGCAGCGATGTTTTTAGCTCAAGCTCTGTTGTTTGGATTCGGCATCCATAATCTGCGTGATGAATTTCTGAATGCTCGACTGCTGTTATTTTTGTATGGCTCTGGAATTCTCTGCCTGAAGATCAGGGAGCAGAAAATCAAGACCCTTACACCCAGGGAAGCTGGCTACACGTTCAAACTGACGGACAAGGTCCTTCTGGATGTTAGGCCCTCAAATGAGCGCCAAAAGGTTCGTCTTTCTTCAACAAAAGCTATCCCTAGTGTTAGGGAACTGTGGATGGTCATGGTCATATCTTTTCTGTCCTTTGATCATATCGCAGGCCTGGGTGAAAGGCTCTACCTGGATTCCTGTATTCGATGTGGATACATCGTCTGATGTGAATGGCCTCAGCAAGAAAGCATTCAGCTTTGTTATGGGTATGACAAACTAACTTCTATTTACCATCTGCAGCCAAATTCCGTTGTGGTACTGACTGTTGGTCGGGCTGTCTTGTAGATGTTTTTGGGCTATAGTTTTTTTCATCATATAAGCTGGCATATGAGATTACAACATGGATTTTGTTTTAAGTGTACCGAATCCGAACTGGAGACTAAGATAATAGTGCTTCAAAGATCAAATACAACTACTAGATGTAGATCATGTATTTCATTTCAACATGCGTGTTcttttttgtgattttttttaaaCTCTTAGATTACCATCGTTTTTAACTGAGACTTCAAGTGTGACTGAACTCTCATGATCTCATCCATATTGCACAGGTGGCTGGTGGAGTGGCAGCTCAACAATGTCATTCAATAAGTATGCAACTTAAGTTAAACTTGTGATTTGTATTTCGGAACCATTCGCTGAATTTTAGATCAAATTTCCAGGAATTTTGTACAACAGGTCCAGGAGAAGTTCCCAAAAGATACAGATATTATCCTAGTGTGCCAGAAGGGACTGAGGTAATTACTTGTTAGCTCCATTACTGAGTTACTGATGCTTGACTGTAATGCATGACACACTGATAGCACACATGTAGATGTTTTCTCACCTGGCTTGTCTTTGGAGAAGTTACATTTATTCATATGTTGTCCTTTAGGAGGTAGTATTATCTTTTGATTTTTGTCTTAGAACTCACCATGCAACAAGAAAGTTGTCTACCATTTATACCAAGCTTAAACTTAGCTTGT includes:
- the LOC124687830 gene encoding rhodanese-like domain-containing protein 11, chloroplastic, with protein sequence MAAPPLSLARRVAGASSPAAAAHSSSRSSHLRPRLLPSKRWSGVVRMGAAVGGGQGGGEEEETRQAKEMAAARRRWETLIREQKIKTLTPREAGYTFKLTDKVLLDVRPSNERQKAWVKGSTWIPVFDVDTSSDVNGLSKKAFSFVMGGWWSGSSTMSFNKNFVQQVQEKFPKDTDIILVCQKGLRSIAASEQLYNAGFENLFWVQGGLEAAEEEDFEREGSQPFKLAGIGGVSEFFGWTDQQRAQAAKEGWSYRLLFTGRLVGAIVLADALFVGAQNIGPLLQQLQSH